The DNA region TGatcaataataatgaaaatgttGTGGTTAGCAcctgctgtcaccatggagacactcatttactgcacattcatgtcatCAGGCTGTGTTGTTGAACATGCAGCATAGAAATATAATGGGTGTTGTTGAACATGCAGCATAGAAATATAATGGGTGTTGTTGAACATGCACCATAGAAATATAATGGGTGTTGTTGAACATGCAGCATAGAAATATAATGGGTGTTGTTGAACATGCAGCATAGAAATATAATGGGTGTTGTTGAACATGCAGCATAGAAATATAATGGGTGTTGTTGAACAAGCAGCATAGAAATATAATGGGTGTTGTTGAACATGCAGCATAGAAATATAATGGGTGTTGTTGAACATGCAGCATAGAAATATAATGGGTGTTGTTGAACAAGCAGCATAGAAATATAATGGGTGTTGTTGAACATGCAGCATAGAAATATAATGGGTGTTGTTGAACATGCAGCATAGAAATATAATGGGTGTTGTTGAACATGCAGCATAGAAATATAATGGGTGTTGTTGAACATGCAGCATAGAAATATAATGGGTGTTGTTGAACATGCAGCATAGAAATATAATGGGTGTTGTTGAACATGCAGCATAGTGCCACCTATGAAACGCCATCAAGAACAACAGAAGctatttgcagcatgttttcaagTGCAGTGGTGCATTGGAATGATCCAGAAGCAAGAAAATGCATGTTACATTTTGTCATACATATATTTGATATAGCGTTTAAAGCCCTTTGtgcataactgtgccagtttgcatgaACATTTCAATCACGCTAACTAGAGATGCAAAAGAGTTTCTGGTTTGATAAATCACATTAAAGGATGAATTATATTGTTGTGTCCTCCTCCACGTGATCAGCATCTCATTTGCATATTCATAACACTAAATGGATTTgtatgttgaagtgattgttggcagacattattggtatgttgaagtgattgttgtcagacattattggtatgttgaagtgattgttggcagacattattggtatgttgaagtgattgttggcagacattattggtatgttgaagtgattgttgtcagacattattggtatgttgaagtgattgttgtcagacattattggtatgttgaagtgattgttggcagacattattggtatgttgaagtgattgttgtcagacattattggtatgttgaagtgTGTCCCTCTGTGCTCTCAGGGCAGGAGAGCTTCAACTCTCGCTCGTTGGCCCTGCAGGCCCAGAAGAAGATCGTGAGCAAGATGGCGACCATGGTGGTGGCCAACATGCTGACGGACGACACCAGCAGCCAGATCCTGGACGAGCTGTACAAGAGTAGTGTGGAGTTCACCAGGAGCAAGAAGGAGGCCCACAAGATCATCAAGGACGTGATCAAGGTGGCCCTGAAGATGGGCATCCTGTACCGCAAGCAGCAGTTCAGCCCCGAGGAGCTGGAGACGGTGGAGCGCTTCAAGAAGAAGATGAACCAGGCCGCCATGACGGCCGTGTCCTTCTACCAGGTGGACTACACCTTCGACCGGAACATTCTGTCGCAGCTGCTGCTGGAGTGCCGGGACCTTCTCCACGCCGTGGTCCAGCAGCACCTGAGCGCTCGCTCGCACGCCCGCATCGACCACGCCTTCAACCACTTCTCTCACCTGGACTTCCTGGCCCGGCTCTACGGGGACGGAGACGAGTACAGACTCTCTCTGAGGAAGATCTGTGACGGCATCAACAAACTGCTGGACGAGGGCACGCTTTAACCTTTCACCTCTGACCTCTCCTCCTTGCATCACCTCCTCTTTCCTGTCTCCTGCatctgttgccatggagacagtcagCATCCTGCCGCTGCGGCCATGTTGGATGAAGACTGTTGTCCTCgcagtttgtttgtttcatgtgtgaagagtaggtgtgtgtgtgtgtgtgtgtatgtgcgcgcgtgcgtgtgtgtgtgtgtgtgtgcgcgcgtgcgtgtgtgtgtgtgtgtgtgtgtgtgtgtgcgcgcgtgcgtgtgtgtgtgtgtgtgtacaaaggATATGTAGTtttagtgtatttctggtcttttaTTAAAGATGATTTCCCTCAtcatgttcttcttcttctttctgacAACAAAATATCAAAGGCAGCTGATTGATGTGTTGAAGTCCGACATTAACCATCGTTTTCACAGCACTGATTGAAGTAATGTAAGACAATCACCCAAATACCCACTTGGCCAACACAATGTGTGAACattgacacatttaataataataataatacatgttactTATAAGATTAACattgacacatttaataataataataatacatttgacttaTAAGATGAACAttgacacataataataataatacatttgacttaTAAGATGAACAttgacatatataataataataataataataatacatttgacttaTAAGATGAACattgacacatataataataataataatacatttgacttaTAAGATGAACAttgacatatataataataataataatacatttgacttaTAATATGAACattgacacatataataataatactgtcaagttCTCCAGGTTTTTCACAGCCGTGCCCAAACTTGAAAGGGCCAGTTGGACTCAAGAAGGACTCAAAGGGACAACTCCATCCTTCTTGAGTCCAACTGGCCCTTTCAAGTTTGGGCACGGCTGTGAAAAACCTGGAGAACTTGACAGTTGATAACCACCAGCGTGGCAGTGAAGACGAGGATTAAGGGCCTGAAGTCAAAGAAGCTGCTGTCGCGAAGGGAGGTTTAACTTGAAAACTGCACCATGGCAAGCGAAGCTCTTGGGAAAACAGTCAAGCAACTGAAACAAGAGAGGACCGTAGCCAAAAGTGTCTTCACCAAGCAAGCCAACTACCGCAGCAGGGCTGCAGATACCATGATAAAGCAGGAACTACAAGAGGAGTTCTGCAAACTTTCCAGTCTGGCGAGGGATGTCGGTGAAGCAAACGATGACTACGAGACCGGCCTACTGGTGGACATGGAGGCCAAGTCTGAGGAAGGTGATGAAGTGAAACTGGATATGCAGCAGCAAAAAGACACAGAAAAAACCACAGAGGAGTGTGAAGCAAAACTGGATAAAGTCCGGAAAAAAGTGCAGCACAACCTTTGGTCCAGATATGGTGAGGACAAAGTCAACTCTGCAATAAATGAGGCAGGGACCGCCAGTGAAGATGTCCGGGGAATGCCTGTGACTGCAATCAACAGAGACGGATATGAGCTGCAGTGGATTGGAGTAAAATCATTGGTCAAAGATGCAATCACAAGCATGACTGAGTGGGAAAGGTGGATTCCAGATGACCAAAGGTCAAGGCTGGAAGGCAGAGTTAAGGACCTGAGGGCACTCAGCTTGGTGTCCTCGAGGCCAGAAAGGCCGATTTCCTAACGGCACAAAGAAGTGCAGAggaaggaagaagaggaagagaaccCCAGCTCCAACCAACTCCACAGCCGGTGCTGAGAATCAAACCCACCAGTCTACCCAGATTCTATGGATTCAAAAGGAACTTCCATCGATGGCGTAGTGACTGGGAGAAACTGCAAAGACAGGGAGAGCCGACCGGCTCCATCGAAGTGAAGAAGTTTCAGCTCCTGGACAGTGTTGATGAGCGGATAAGTAGAGAAATACGCCTGTCAACATACAATGATGCGGAAGACATGTTCAGAGTGCTTGAAAACAGGTATGGCAACAAAACCACAATTGCCTTAGAAATAGTTGAAGAACTGGAGAAGATTCCTGCTTTAAAGTCAAACCAGCCAAGGAAAGTGATTGACTTAATCCAAAAGGTGGAAAAGGCCCTGGATGACCTGACAGTGCTGGGAAACATCGGAGCCATCAACAACCCCCTTGTGATCAGGTCAATAGAGAGTAAGCTGCCGGACAACATAaagatcaccaaaaatgattcccgggcgcggctacgctgctgcccactgctcccctcacctcccagggggtgatcaaggggatgggtcaaatgcagaggacaaatttcaccacacctagtgtgtgtgtgacaatcattggtactttaactttaacttaaagaggGACTGGCTTACATTAATGGTCAACCCAGGAAGCAAAGTGACTGCAGACAATCAC from Entelurus aequoreus isolate RoL-2023_Sb linkage group LG02, RoL_Eaeq_v1.1, whole genome shotgun sequence includes:
- the LOC133664841 gene encoding tumor necrosis factor alpha-induced protein 8-like protein 3, with the protein product MFFTASRVLQENMDSDSGEQSDGDLSPGQESFNSRSLALQAQKKIVSKMATMVVANMLTDDTSSQILDELYKSSVEFTRSKKEAHKIIKDVIKVALKMGILYRKQQFSPEELETVERFKKKMNQAAMTAVSFYQVDYTFDRNILSQLLLECRDLLHAVVQQHLSARSHARIDHAFNHFSHLDFLARLYGDGDEYRLSLRKICDGINKLLDEGTL